A section of the Prochlorococcus sp. MIT 1341 genome encodes:
- a CDS encoding Signal peptidase I: MPEEKEQKGFLKKFGKWAPIIGGAWIALNIVLPLALLRIPAVQKFLVSVEDKLPFDVPGIG; the protein is encoded by the coding sequence ATGCCAGAAGAAAAAGAACAAAAAGGCTTTCTCAAAAAGTTTGGCAAATGGGCACCAATCATTGGAGGAGCTTGGATCGCGTTGAACATTGTTCTTCCTTTAGCCCTATTACGTATACCTGCTGTTCAAAAATTCTTAGTATCCGTAGAGGACAAACTTCCTTTTGATGTCCCTGGGATTGGATAG